Within Marinomonas mediterranea MMB-1, the genomic segment CTTTGGAAATGGGTTTCTTTGTTTAACCATTCAGACGAGTGGATCTCACAAGATAGGGCGCTTGCCACTTTTTCAAATAGGCGCCAAGACGATTGGTTTTCATGGGTAATCGTGGTCTCTATGTGGCATACGTTTTTGAGATGGAGGCGCTCCAGAAGGTGCTCTATCATTTTGAGAGCCAGACCTTGTCCTCGGGCCTCCTTGGAGATAGCAACCTGCCAAATAAACAAGGTGTTGTTGTTATTGGGCAATAAATACGCAGAAATAAAACCGACTAATGTGTCCCCTTGCTTTGCACAGACGCTGGTATCAGAAAAATGCTCGCATTGTAGAAAATTACAATACATGGAATTTTCATCCAGAGGAGGGCTGTTCTTAACGAGGTCATACACCTCTTTGCCATTCAGACGAATCGGTTCATGGAAACGAATTGCTCTACTTTCTAGCAAAAAATAGGCTCCTTTTTATTTTAATATTTAGAGTACTAAATAAATGATACGGCTATTTTTGGTCTTTTATCAAGGTTTTGCTGGATATAATGAGTATTTATTTGAGTTTAAAATATTAGTGAAGGAAATATTACAGTTAAAAACATATTTTCGTGGGGCTTAGAGGCTGTGCTTTTGAATGAGGCTTTTTGCTTTCAGTGAGTCTTTAGCTGGGTTGAGCTAAAAGGAAGAGGATGAGGGAAGTTTAATAGGGAGATTTTAGCGTTTAGTAATGATTTAATGGTTGGTGAATTAATTTTGTGTAGGAGATTGTCTTTGTGAGTTATGCGAGATCTATTGTTCTGGTTGTGTTCGCCGTTATTCTAAGCGCTTGTGCTGGTCGGGCTACTGACCCCGAGGCTCAAATGAAAAGAATAGACGCAGATTTTAGGTTTGTGAATAAGTTAACTTGTTCCATCAGAAATAAAGAGAATGACGAGTTTTGTTCGTGCCAAGTGGATGTGCTGAGTGAGGTTACTCCTGATGGTTTGAAACGTAAGTTAGTAAGAGGAAGGGCTTCCTCGGCTCAATATGAGCTCGCTGAAATAATGGTTGAAAACAGTGATCGTCTTGAAGCGTGTAAAGCTAACTATAGTTCAAAATCTTTGCTCAAGGCTGAGCCAGAATCTAACGCGTTGCACCAAGTGCTGATTAAGTATAAAGACAAAATTCTGGCTCCAGGGGATGAGCAGGAATTTGATCATTCCCATCTATCTTTGGGGCATAGGTATATTCTGCAGAATCAAATTGCAGATACGGAAGGAAAGTTAAGTGTTCCGCTTAATGCGACACTTACTAAAATAGAAGGTGCTGCGTTCTATTATTCCGTATATGTAGGTGAGGAAGATAAGACCTATGAAAATGTCATAGCGTGGAAAAATGGTGTTTTATATCGAGTAGGCAAGGGGGGTGATCTGATCCCATATTATTCGGACTCAGCTTGTAAGTTTGTGATTGGAGTCTGTGAATATAAAGACTATCGAGGTAAATCGAGATATGTGAATACGGAGTACATTAATGGTGTTTGGGTTCGCAATTTGAAGGGGGTTGGATCCAAACAGCGTTTGGTTAAAGAGGTGTTCGATAAAGATGGAATGATTCTTTATCAATTGAATAAGAGTCTTGGTAAGTGGGAATATGTGCGAGTAGACGAGGCGAATTTATCACTCTCAGAAAAGTAAAAATACCAAATTAAAAAAAAGCCCGTTAAGAACGAACTTAACGGGCTTTTTTTTAATTTGGTACCAGTGGGCGGACTCGAACCGCCACGCCGTGAGGCAACGGATTTTGAATCCGTCATGTCTACCAATTCCATCACACTGGCTTTGAAAAAGGTGAGGCGTATTATCGTGATTTCTTTAAGGCTGTCAATGCTTAATTTAATTTTTTATAAAAAAGCCGTTAATTAAGCCCTTCTAGGTTTATTCATTCAGGTTTTCCGCTTGAATCGTACCAAATGGACAAGAAATTCGCTAAAATGCCGCGTCGTTTTTTTAGATTGCCGTTATTGAAACCTTATGAAAGTATCCGATTACCATTTCAACTTACCTGATGAGCTTATTGCTCGTTACCCGATGCCAGAACGCTCGTCGAGTCGTTTGTTGCAGCTTCATGGTCAAACTGGAGAGTTAAAGCATGGGGTGTTCAGTGATGTGCTTTCTTTGGTTGAACCTGGCGATCTAATGGTGTTTAACAACACACGCGTTATCCCTGCGCGCGTATTTGGTCAAAAGGCGTCAGGTGGGAAGGTTGAAGTGCTTGTCGAACGCTTACTTTCATCCACCGAAATACTGGCACATGTTCGTGCGAGTAAGTCGCCAAAGCCCGGCAATGAACTTTATCTTGGTACGGACAGAAACGAATCCTTCAAAGCGGTAATGGTTGAGCGTGATGCTAATCTGTTTCGTTTACAGTTTGAGAATCCGGTTTTAGAGGTGCTCGAAAAAGTAGGCCATATGCCATTGCCTCCTTATATTGAGCGTCCTGATGAAGACAGCGATCAGGAGCGATACCAAACGGTATACAATGAAAAACCGGGCGCAGTCGCAGCACCAACCGCTGGCTTGCATTTTGATGATGAGCTGTTGGAGAAACTCGCTGAGAAAGGTGTAGATACGGCATTCGTTACTTTGCACGTAGGAGCGGGGACATTCCAACCTGTAAAAGTCGACGATGTTAAAGACCATATCATGCATTCTGAGTATGCCGAAGTTTCGCAAGAGGTTGTCGATAAAGTGCGACAGGCAAAAGCGAATGGTAAGCGCGTAATCGCAGTGGGGACAACCAGTGTTCGTTCGCTAGAATCTGCGAGTCAGTCTGGGCAGATCGAGCCAATGGCGGATGATACCAGCATCTTTATTTATCCAGGGTATGAATTCAAAACGGTGGATGCGTTGGTGACAAACTTTCATTTGCCAGAATCCACGCTCATTATGTTAATCAGTGCGTTTGCAGGTTACTCAAACGTGATGGCAGCCTACAAAGCAGCGGTAGACGAGAAGTATCGTTTCTTTAGTTACGGTGATGCCATGTTTATTACGCGGAACCCAGAAGCAAGCGGTCCGCAGTCAGAGGAATAAAAGAAATGTCAGAAAAACGTCCAGAATGTTTTATGGACTTTGAAGTTCACGCAACGTCGGGCAAAGCGCGACGTGCGACATTGAGCTTTCCACGCGGCAACGTCGAAACGCCCGCTTTCATGCCAGTCGGTACCTATGGAACCGTTAAAGGTATGTTAACAAAAGACATCGAAGAGATCGGTGCAGACATCATCTTGGGTAATACGTTCCACCTATGGTTACGTCCCGGAACGGAAGTGGTTAAAGAGCATGGCGATTTGCATGACTTTACTCAGTGGAAAAAACCGATTCTGACGGATTCTGGTGGTTTTCAAGTGTTTTCGTTAGGTGAAATGCGAAAAATCACAGAAGATGGTGTGAGTTTTCGTTCTCCCGTTGATGGTTCCAAGGTATTTTTAAACCCTGAAATCTCGATGGAAGTGCAGCGAGAGCTTGGCTCCGATATCGTAATGATTTTTGACGAATGTACACCTTACCCTGCAACCGAAACGGAAGCCGCTAAGTCTATGCGCATGAGTTTGCGTTGGGCGCAGCGTTCGAAAGATGCGCATGGTGATAGCCCGTCTGCATTGTTCGGTATTATCCAAGGTAGTATGTACGAAAACCTTCGAGATGAATCGTTGGAAGGGCTAACAGACATTGGTTTTGATGGTTACGCGATCGGTGGTTTGTCCGTCGGTGAGCCTAAGCACGAAATGATGAAGGTGCTTGATCATGTGGCGCACAAAATGCCAGAGGATAAACCAAGATACTTAATGGGTGTCGGTAAGCCTGAGGATCTAGTGGAAGGCGTGCGACGTGGCGTTGATATGTTCGACTGCGTTATGCCAACTCGAAATGCTCGTAACGGACACTTGTTTACATCTGACGGCGTTGTTCGTATCCGAAATGCTAAAAATCGTCACGATACTCGTCCTTTGGATGAAGAATGTGATTGTTACACTTGTAAAAACTTTTCTCGGGCTTATTTACATCATCTAGATAAGTGTCAAGAAATGGTAGGTGCACAACTTAATACCATTCATAACCTGAGATATTACCAAACGTTGATGGCAGGATTGCGCACAGCGCTTGATGAAGGTAGATTTGACGCCTTTGTTGATGAGTTTTATGCAAAACGCGGAATGGAAACACCGCCTTTGTCTAAATAATAACGTTTTTGCATTTAAGTAAAAGCGTCGTATTTATAGTAATAGTTTCGCGTTTAGTAACTGTAAATAGCGAGACGAGAGTTTCATAAACCATTGGAGAGTAAACACCATGATCGCATTGATCTCACCAGCATACGCTGAAGGTGGCGCACCAGCAGACGCAGGCATATTTAATATTGTCCTACTTGTCGGCTTCGTTATCATTTTCTATTTCTTGATGTGGCGCCCACAAGCAAAACGTGCAAAAGAGCATCGCAACTTGATTGCTTCTTTGGCGAAAGGAACTGAAGTGGTAACAAGCGGCGGTATTCTTGGTAAAGTAACCAAAGTAGACGACAACTACATTGTTCTAGAAGTATCAGACGAAGTTGAAATGAAATTTCAAAAAGCATCTGTTACTTCCGTTCTTCCGAAAGGAACGCTGAAATCCATTTAATATGGTGAGAAAGCGCCCGATAGAGGGCGCTTTCTTGTTTTAATACCGTAACATTATCCAGTGTAAAGGATCTTTCATGCTCAACAAGTATCCCTTGTGGAAGTACCTGCTCATCTTGGCCGTATTGGTGTTTGGCGTAGTTTACGCATTGCCCAATTTATATCCAGATGATCCAGCCCTACAAATTTCGACCCAAAAAGCGACCAGCACAGTAGATGAGCGAACGTTAAAAACAGCACGAAATGCGCTTGATAAAGCTGGAATAGAATTAAAAGCAGCAGAATTGACCTCTGCTGGTGGTACCTTGCGTTTCGATAACGGTGAGGACCAATTGGCAGCGAAGCCAGTTATAGCTGCAGCATTAGGTGATGGTTATGTCACCGCGCTAAATTTGGTGCCAACAACGCCGGATTGGTTAGCGTCACTCGGTGCAGGTCCCGCTAAACTAGGTTTGGACCTTCGCGGTGGTGTGCATTTCTTATTGGAAGTGGATACTCCGGCAGCGCTTAAGCAACGTTTAGAGGTTGCTGGTAGTGAAATGAAGGCTGCACTTCGAAAAGAACGTATCCGTTATCGCAGTGTTGAAATCAAAGATGGTGTGATGTCGATTCGTTTCCTAAAAGATTCTGATCGTGATTTAGCTGAGTCACTGTTAAAAGATGATTTTGGCGATTATCTATACCGTACTGTGGAAGACGGAAAAAGCTTCTTCTTGACGATCGGCTTTAGTGAGGCCGAACAGAAAGAAATCGAAGCGTATGCATTAGAGCAGAACTTAACGACACTTCGTAACCGAGTTAACGAACTTGGTGTGGCGGAACCGTTAGTGCAGCGTCAAGGTAGTAATCGTATTGTTGTAGAGCTTCCTGGTGTGCAGGATACAGCGGCAGCGAAACGTATTATCGGTGCAACGGCAAACCTAGAGTTTCGTTTAGAAGCGGGTCTAGACGCAAATGCTTCTGATACCGAAACGCTAACCTTCCGTAATGGCAGTGGTCGTACCGCGCAATTAGAGAAAGACATCATCATAACAGGTGACAGTGTCTCAGATGCGAACTCCTCATTTGATGAGAATGGACGTCCGCAGGTAAACATCAGCCTAGACTCAAAAGGCGGCAAACAGATGGCGAAAGTAACGCGATCTGCTGTTGGCCGAAATATGGCGGTTGTGTTTATTGAGCATAAAAGTCGTTCTCGCTTTGTAGAACAAGAAGACGGCTCGTTAAAAGAAGTGCGTCGTAGTTACAGTGAAAAAGGCATTATTTCATTGGCCACGATTCAAACGACCTTGGGTAACTCTTTCCGTATTACCGGTCTAGACAGCCCTCGTGAATCATCAGAATTGGCTTTGCTACTTCGCGCAGGTGCATTGGCTGCGCCAATCTACTTTGTCGAAGAACGCACAATTGGTCCAAGCTTAGGTGCTGAAAACATAAAATTGGGTGTGACCTCTGCTCAGATTGGTATGTTGGTTGTGATGTTATTCATGCTGATTTACTACAAAGTATTCGGTGTGTTTGCGAATGTGTCTTTGATTCTGAACATCGTATTGTTGATGGCTTTCATGTCTTTAATGTCCGCAACCTTAACCTTGCCAGGTATAGCCGGGATCGTATTGACAATGGGTATGGCGGTCGACGCAAACGTACTCATATTCTCGCGGATTAAAGAAGAGCTTGCGAACGGTTTGCCGAGTCAGCAGGCCATTCATTCAGGCTTTAACCGAGCGTTTACGACAATATTTGATGCTAATATCACGACATTGCTGGTTGCTGTTATCCTGTTTGCTGTGGGTACAGGGCCGGTAAAAGGGTTTGCCGTGACGCTATCATTGGGTATTTTGACCTCAATGTTTACAGCGATTGTGGTAACGAGAGCACAAGTTAACCTTGTTTATGGCGGCCGCAAAAACAAGCGCTTGTACATTTAGGAGTAGAAGATGAAAGTAACAAATATACCCTTTATGGCAATGCGCAAAATCGTTGCTATGTTTTCGGTGCTACTGATCCTGATTTCCATCGGATCGCTTGCGACGAAAGGTTTGCAATTCGGTCTAGATTTTACCGGCGGTACGCTGGTTGAAGTTAAATATGACGAAGCGCCAAACTTGGATGATGTCCGAGCGGTATTGGCTCAGAATAATTACAGTGACGTTGTTGTTCAGAACTTCGGTTCTCCTACCGATGTAGTTGTGCGTATGGCGAACTCATACACAGCGACATTAGGCGACGAAGTACTGGTTGCGTTAAAAGAGAACGGCAAAGTCGGTGTTTCTTTACAGCGTTCTGAGTTCGTCGGGGCGCAAGTGGGCGAGGAGCTGAGAGAGCAGGGTGGTCTGGGCATGTTGCTGGCCTTGGCAATCGTAATGCTTTACGTTGCAGTGCGTTTCCAATTTAAGTTCTCTATTGCGTCTGTCGCGGCATTGGCGCACGATGTAGTGATCACATTAGGTGTGTTCTCTTTGTTTGAAATAGAGTTCGACCTGACTGTTTTGGCGGCGCTATTGGCCGTGATTGGTTACTCGCTCAACGATACCATCGTAGTATGTGACCGAATCCGTGAAAACTTTAGGATCATGCGTGAAACAGAGCCTGAAGAGCTGATTAATGAGTCCATTAACCAAACACTAGGTCGTACGATTATTACATCGATGACAACCTTGTTTGTATTGGTGGTTCTCTTCTTGTTTGGCGGAGAAGCCATTAATAACTTCTCGTTTGCCTTGTTGGTGGGTATCGTGATCGGTACATACTCTTCTATCTTTGTTGCTGCGAACTTATTGTTGGCTCAAAACATTAAGAAAGAAGATCTTATTCCAGCACCAAAAGAAGAGCTGGAAGACGAGTTACCTTAGTTCCTTCGTAAGGGCCTAATAAGCTCTGAATGGCATAGAACAAAAAAGGCTTGCTGAAATCATTCGCAAGCCTTTTTTAATGTCTAGGATTTGACCATTTTCATAAGTTAAGTGGTTCATTTATAGG encodes:
- the ectA gene encoding diaminobutyrate acetyltransferase, which codes for MLESRAIRFHEPIRLNGKEVYDLVKNSPPLDENSMYCNFLQCEHFSDTSVCAKQGDTLVGFISAYLLPNNNNTLFIWQVAISKEARGQGLALKMIEHLLERLHLKNVCHIETTITHENQSSWRLFEKVASALSCEIHSSEWLNKETHFQSQHSTEMLVKIGPFQTQH
- the queA gene encoding tRNA preQ1(34) S-adenosylmethionine ribosyltransferase-isomerase QueA yields the protein MKVSDYHFNLPDELIARYPMPERSSSRLLQLHGQTGELKHGVFSDVLSLVEPGDLMVFNNTRVIPARVFGQKASGGKVEVLVERLLSSTEILAHVRASKSPKPGNELYLGTDRNESFKAVMVERDANLFRLQFENPVLEVLEKVGHMPLPPYIERPDEDSDQERYQTVYNEKPGAVAAPTAGLHFDDELLEKLAEKGVDTAFVTLHVGAGTFQPVKVDDVKDHIMHSEYAEVSQEVVDKVRQAKANGKRVIAVGTTSVRSLESASQSGQIEPMADDTSIFIYPGYEFKTVDALVTNFHLPESTLIMLISAFAGYSNVMAAYKAAVDEKYRFFSYGDAMFITRNPEASGPQSEE
- the tgt gene encoding tRNA guanosine(34) transglycosylase Tgt, with translation MDFEVHATSGKARRATLSFPRGNVETPAFMPVGTYGTVKGMLTKDIEEIGADIILGNTFHLWLRPGTEVVKEHGDLHDFTQWKKPILTDSGGFQVFSLGEMRKITEDGVSFRSPVDGSKVFLNPEISMEVQRELGSDIVMIFDECTPYPATETEAAKSMRMSLRWAQRSKDAHGDSPSALFGIIQGSMYENLRDESLEGLTDIGFDGYAIGGLSVGEPKHEMMKVLDHVAHKMPEDKPRYLMGVGKPEDLVEGVRRGVDMFDCVMPTRNARNGHLFTSDGVVRIRNAKNRHDTRPLDEECDCYTCKNFSRAYLHHLDKCQEMVGAQLNTIHNLRYYQTLMAGLRTALDEGRFDAFVDEFYAKRGMETPPLSK
- the yajC gene encoding preprotein translocase subunit YajC, with protein sequence MIALISPAYAEGGAPADAGIFNIVLLVGFVIIFYFLMWRPQAKRAKEHRNLIASLAKGTEVVTSGGILGKVTKVDDNYIVLEVSDEVEMKFQKASVTSVLPKGTLKSI
- the secD gene encoding protein translocase subunit SecD, with the protein product MLNKYPLWKYLLILAVLVFGVVYALPNLYPDDPALQISTQKATSTVDERTLKTARNALDKAGIELKAAELTSAGGTLRFDNGEDQLAAKPVIAAALGDGYVTALNLVPTTPDWLASLGAGPAKLGLDLRGGVHFLLEVDTPAALKQRLEVAGSEMKAALRKERIRYRSVEIKDGVMSIRFLKDSDRDLAESLLKDDFGDYLYRTVEDGKSFFLTIGFSEAEQKEIEAYALEQNLTTLRNRVNELGVAEPLVQRQGSNRIVVELPGVQDTAAAKRIIGATANLEFRLEAGLDANASDTETLTFRNGSGRTAQLEKDIIITGDSVSDANSSFDENGRPQVNISLDSKGGKQMAKVTRSAVGRNMAVVFIEHKSRSRFVEQEDGSLKEVRRSYSEKGIISLATIQTTLGNSFRITGLDSPRESSELALLLRAGALAAPIYFVEERTIGPSLGAENIKLGVTSAQIGMLVVMLFMLIYYKVFGVFANVSLILNIVLLMAFMSLMSATLTLPGIAGIVLTMGMAVDANVLIFSRIKEELANGLPSQQAIHSGFNRAFTTIFDANITTLLVAVILFAVGTGPVKGFAVTLSLGILTSMFTAIVVTRAQVNLVYGGRKNKRLYI
- the secF gene encoding protein translocase subunit SecF — encoded protein: MKVTNIPFMAMRKIVAMFSVLLILISIGSLATKGLQFGLDFTGGTLVEVKYDEAPNLDDVRAVLAQNNYSDVVVQNFGSPTDVVVRMANSYTATLGDEVLVALKENGKVGVSLQRSEFVGAQVGEELREQGGLGMLLALAIVMLYVAVRFQFKFSIASVAALAHDVVITLGVFSLFEIEFDLTVLAALLAVIGYSLNDTIVVCDRIRENFRIMRETEPEELINESINQTLGRTIITSMTTLFVLVVLFLFGGEAINNFSFALLVGIVIGTYSSIFVAANLLLAQNIKKEDLIPAPKEELEDELP